The following proteins are co-located in the Paralichthys olivaceus isolate ysfri-2021 chromosome 2, ASM2471397v2, whole genome shotgun sequence genome:
- the LOC138411948 gene encoding uncharacterized protein isoform X1 — protein MLNTQWLNWSVSGCRGGNPVAWSNATLAPEQGPHTARDREWAETMEILRQTQRQTEELLRQTERMRLERLTCGTELERAGSAGPRSAVKPMGPAPGSAGKLTPPVPALRSAGKPRPPVPVPRSAVKPTPPGPTPLPVPVSAEKLTPPVPVPRSAGKPTPPGATPLPALGSAGKLTPPVPVPRSAGKPTPPGPAPLPAPRSAEKLTPPVPVPRSAGSPGGRRTPVPGSKVPVRRRPPAPGAKVPVRRRPPAPGAKVPVRRRPPAPGAKVPVRRRPPAPGSKVPVRRRPPVPGSKVPVRRRPPVPGSKVPVRRRPPVPGSKVPVRRRPPAPGSKVPVRRRPPSRPPEGCRVPRRPPARPPERLSRWAGLLPWPDGRGGGE, from the exons ATGTTGAACACGCAATGGTTGaactggtctgtctctggctgtcgtggggggaacccggtggcgtggtcgaacgccACACTGGCGCCCgaacagggacctcacacagccagagacagggAGTGGGCCGAGACGatggagatcctgaggcagacgcagaggcagacggaggagctcctgaggcagacggagaggatgaggcttgaGCGCCTCACCTGCGGCACCGAGCTGGAGAGGGCGGGGAGCGCTGGTCCccgatcggcggtgaagccgatgggtccggctccagggtcagcggggaagctgacgcctccggttccagcgctgaggtcggcggggaagccgagacctccggttccggtgcctcggtcggcggtgaagccgacacctcccgggccgactcctcttcctgttcccgtgtcagcggagaagctgacgcctccggtcccggtgccgaggtcggcggggaagccgacacctcccggggcgactcctcttcctgctctcgggtcagcggggaagctgacgcctccggtcccggtgccgaggtcggcggggaagccgacacctccgggtcctgctcctcttcctgcgccccggtcagcggagaagctgacgcctccggtcccggtgccgag gtcggcggggtcTCCCGGAGGGCGGCGCActcctgttccggggtccaaggtgcccgtgcggcggcgcccacctgctccgggggccaaggtgcccgtgcggcggcgcccacctgctccgggggccaaggtgcccgtgcggcggcgcccacctgctccgggggccaaggtgcccgtgcggcggcgcccacctgctccggggtccaaggtgcccgtgcggcggcgcccacctgttccggggtccaaggtgcccgtgcggcggcgcccacctgttccggggtccaaggtgcccgtgcggcggcgcccacctgttccggggtccaaggtgcccgtgcggcggcgcccacctgctccggggtccaaggtgcccgtgcggcggcgcccaccttccaggccgcctGAGGGATGCCGCGTCCCGCgacgcccacctgctcgacccccggagcgcctcagtcggtgggctgggctcctcccctggccggatgggaggggggggggggagtag
- the LOC138411948 gene encoding formin-2-like isoform X2, with product MLNTQWLNWSVSGCRGGNPVAWSNATLAPEQGPHTARDREWAETMEILRQTQRQTEELLRQTERMRLERLTCGTELERAGSAGPRSAVKPMGPAPGSAGKLTPPVPALRSAGKPRPPVPVPRSAVKPTPPGPTPLPVPVSAEKLTPPVPVPRSAGKPTPPGATPLPALGSAGKLTPPVPVPRSAGSPGGRRTPVPGSKVPVRRRPPAPGAKVPVRRRPPAPGAKVPVRRRPPAPGAKVPVRRRPPAPGSKVPVRRRPPVPGSKVPVRRRPPVPGSKVPVRRRPPVPGSKVPVRRRPPAPGSKVPVRRRPPSRPPEGCRVPRRPPARPPERLSRWAGLLPWPDGRGGGE from the exons ATGTTGAACACGCAATGGTTGaactggtctgtctctggctgtcgtggggggaacccggtggcgtggtcgaacgccACACTGGCGCCCgaacagggacctcacacagccagagacagggAGTGGGCCGAGACGatggagatcctgaggcagacgcagaggcagacggaggagctcctgaggcagacggagaggatgaggcttgaGCGCCTCACCTGCGGCACCGAGCTGGAGAGGGCGGGGAGCGCTGGTCCccgatcggcggtgaagccgatgggtccggctccagggtcagcggggaagctgacgcctccggttccagcgctgaggtcggcggggaagccgagacctccggttccggtgcctcggtcggcggtgaagccgacacctcccgggccgactcctcttcctgttcccgtgtcagcggagaagctgacgcctccggtcccggtgccgaggtcggcggggaagccgacacctcccggggcgactcctcttcctgctctcgggtcagcggggaagctgacgcctccggtcccggtgccgag gtcggcggggtcTCCCGGAGGGCGGCGCActcctgttccggggtccaaggtgcccgtgcggcggcgcccacctgctccgggggccaaggtgcccgtgcggcggcgcccacctgctccgggggccaaggtgcccgtgcggcggcgcccacctgctccgggggccaaggtgcccgtgcggcggcgcccacctgctccggggtccaaggtgcccgtgcggcggcgcccacctgttccggggtccaaggtgcccgtgcggcggcgcccacctgttccggggtccaaggtgcccgtgcggcggcgcccacctgttccggggtccaaggtgcccgtgcggcggcgcccacctgctccggggtccaaggtgcccgtgcggcggcgcccaccttccaggccgcctGAGGGATGCCGCGTCCCGCgacgcccacctgctcgacccccggagcgcctcagtcggtgggctgggctcctcccctggccggatgggaggggggggggggagtag